cttgagactgtgctgggagacacagcaaaccttctggcaatggcacatattgatgtgccatcctggaggagttggactgcctgtgcaacctctgtcgggtccaggtatcgcctcatgctaccagtagtgacactgaccctagtcAAAtccaaaactagtgaaaaacagtcagaaaagatgagtggggaaaaaaatgtcagtggcctccacctgtaaaaccattcctgttttgggagtcgtctcattgttgcccatctagtgcgcctgttgttaatttcattaacaccaatgcagctgaaactgattaacaaccccctctgctgcttaatgaccagatcaatatcccagtagtttaactgacttgatgctactctctgattaaaaagtgttcctttaatttttttgagcagtgtattattaacattgttattcataataaatgtattctttctccactgattaatattattaatttgtattaattataattaatactaTTGTTGTAATATTGAATGTTGATATGAACCATATTAactattaaaatgataaattattaataatgctttaatatttaatttaatggttttaatttacattattgTAGTGCAGTCATATAAACATTATTCAACAAATCATtatttagcaaatctcaaaagaATTATccatattatatttcattttagtttttagtgtattgtcttttaaaaaatgtaatgaattttaatatcagccaCTCACTGGTTATCGGctgaacatgaaaataattagcaTCATATTGGTATCAGCCAGAATTGTAATATTGTGCATTCCTATTTAGCTAAATTTTAACTTACTCTACAACTTTGAACAGTGGAATCAAATGGCATTCTATTCTGCTGACTTCCGTTAGCATATTTTACAGTAAGGCATGAGTTTGCAGTGTCATATTATTGATGCAGACAGTAAAATATGATGGTTTGGCTTCTGTTAACATGCTGAGTGCTTAAATTGTGTCCACTCTTTACACCACGCGAGTGCGTCAATATTCTCCTGTTTATTCAGATATTTGCCTCAAAGGAGTCGAAGGAATGGCCAGAGCAGGGGTCTCCAGGAGGGTCTAACATGGGCTCCACGGTGCAGCTCCGCAAAATCAGCTCTGCCTCCAAAGGCCCCATGCAGCACTTCCACAGGCCAGGTACTTCGTTCATGCTAGGGTTTTTATAGCACAATAATATGTTTCataatcattcaaatatgttgTAACTGTACATCCATTCATGTTTCAGACAGTGGCACCAACATCTATAAGAAGCCACCAATTTACAAACACggtatttgttcatttatttttttattatgttttttgttgttgttgttgttgttatatattatagttAGTGATCTTTACCTCACTTTCATGTATGATCATTGGTTTTCCAAGGTGTTAGGAAAGATTAACTGGTAACATTGTGCTTGtaatgttttgatgtttatCTTCTCCCTGTCCTCAGACAGAGAGACTGTAACATCTCATAATAAACAGGATGTCATCATTGAGTCCTCCAAGTTCCCAGCAGCCCAACCACCTGATCCTAACCAGCCTTCAAAGATAGAGACAGAGTACTGGCCCTGCCCACCCTCTCTAGCTACTATGGGTAAATGCTCATCAGCTTTTATATTTCTGTTGCATTGGACAGTAGCCCCGCCCGCAGTGACATTTTATTGGTCCAAATTCTCGCTCCACACAGCTGTATATTGAAGGTGATATGTGTCGGGGGGTTTTCTCATTCTGTTATTGCAGCTTTAGAGAAGTATGCAGAGTTGCATAAATTGCAGATACAATTTGAGATGGTTATCTTTTTAtcatatatatttgtttgaaaTGTCTGATTCATATTactaatttgattaattagGGGCCAATCACCAAAAGTGCAGAGACCCCTATTGTATCCATTAGTTTTCTTCTACTTCCTCTTCCTTCTTCTTTATCTTTTCTACTCTTGAaatctatggcagcccatagaactgTTTGTGGGAAAATGATGAAATATGGCACACAGAGCAAAGTCTGAACAGTAACCTCAGcaattttggagtctctaactcaatccctctagtgccaccaactgtccaaagtGACACTTACacttatgctaataacttttgaaccgtaagggctaaaaaaactaaattcttttttttcctctgattccttaGCAAGACGATTAGATTGCATCCTATGACATCCTAGACAGTTTGTCCGATTTTCACCGAAATTGGCTCacatcatcttcagaccatgctggcaaaaagttattaaaagctttttgatagaCCAAAACGTTCTCAAATACCATGCAACGAATTTGACAAAGAGCACGTCAAAATGGACGCAAGGCTATAACGCCGCAATACTTTAGCGTATTCAGACCAAATTTGGTATATGTcctcacaagcatgacctgaggttaCTTGCAGCATTTcggcacagcgccacctactggtcaggagatatgaaaaatggctatttttgcttataacttctgaagtTTGCCCAAAAACTGGTCTCTTTTAATTCAGTGCAACATACCGAGTCAAATGATACCCATATTTCCCATGTCGATCTTTTTGGGTgccggccattttgaattttgtcataaaatgctgtatttataaacttaATGCTGGAAACTTTGTGTCCTTCCTCATTAGTAAGTGTATGTTGATTGGCCGAATGCATGCGAAACACTGGCACCCGGCATTTTgaaaagctgtgtaaacacaaacatgaaaaacagcaatagatggatagataccAAAGTCCAGGCACTTCTCAACCTTTACGCTAAGAAGGAAATCCAATGTGATTTTGAAGGGACCAagcgaaacatgattatgtatttctgctcagctagcAACATTGGGCAAACAACATAATACTTTTTCGAATacagttttctttctttatttaacAGTTCTATCTTGTAACGTATAAAAtaggactgttaaacagatctTAAACTAATGAAGACAGAGAATGTGCTCAAGTCATTCTCAGCGCTGTCCAAATTAAAGTCCCACACAACAACCAGAGCGGCAGGACATAAGTGATGGCTTACGTCACTTCAAAGTTCCAACTGGCGGTGCGAACGCAACCAGAAAAAATGGTCCTAGGGGAACATTTAGTTCTCGGGGGACTcccctggtggctagttccttATTTTAATAACTAGCCAGTGCAAAAGCCCCTTCATTGGTACATACTCAAGGACGATAAACTTTTTTACAATGCCTGTCAATTCCTCGCAGAGATCGAGTGGAGGAAGAAGGCAGCCGAGCAGGGAAAACCAGTGGAGGACGATGAGTTTGAAGACCTGACTGAAGATGCAAAGAGACTCCAAGAACAGGAACTACAGAAGGTGAAAGCAGCTTATGTCTGGAGCAGGACTCACTGTCTCACATCAATACATCCTGTTAAGAATAATATCCCTCACTGTATGTCTGTCTCGAATAAATCAGACGCTGGGCTGGGAATATTTTCTCTAAGGCTAGATGATTAAGTGTTTTGTTTGCAGGCCATTAAATTGAAGTGAGTGCTGGAAGAATATGCACACACAACATGAGGCCAGCGCTTAATGGAGCTCTCTAATCATGactgggctgtttgtttttcagatacagtccAACTTAGGCAAATTGATCCTGAAGGAGGAAATAGAGAAATCAGTGCTCATCCGCAGAAAAACACGTTCCCTGCCAGATGGGACAAACATACATTTGGGTATGTGATGTCTGTTTTAGTCTTAGTGCACTTCAACAGTATTGAGTATTTTTTGTATGCGAGAAGGTTCCAAGAAGAAACATCCAtttaacatccatagaacctttccattgcacaaaatattatttttatagttgaaaaagtttattaaaatgtactttacactaagaaaaaagttcttttaagaactaAAAGGTTCTTTTGGGAACCAAGAATGGtccttctatggcatcactgctaatattgcccccccccccccccccccagagGACACTCAGTGATGAAATACATTTGTGTGAATAGAAAATCTATAGAGAAATGTCTATTGTGCttataattaaatgtttcatttacatTCATTGCAGGATCATCAGCCAGTGCTACTAAATCTGCCTCTTTACCTCCTTGCAGTAGAACAGGCCTCACAAGGGTAAAAGAGATTCATCTTTAAAGGGGTCGTATTATAAATTTTAATCATAATATGTTCCTCCCCCCAATCCCGAGtgattttttgcatttaaaattcagagttattgaaatattaatgaattatgttagtaattattaattgtattaattgtaattaaaatgtctttttttactgattaatatcatatatatttatttgtaataataaataataatatataatatcaattaataacattattaattgtaataattaacaTGCAGTcttttgtttattaatatacattttttatttgtaatattaattattagcactgttaattttaatgattaaaatatagTCTTTActgattaatattataatagtattttatacaaaaaatattaaatatgaaacataatattaacatattaaaatgtattaataatattaattattaacattaattgtaataattaacaCATAATTTTTCTTTACCGATTAATACCACTTgtttgtaatattaaatatgagTATTAATTCATAATATCAACTATTAAGATTTTTCGAGTTTTCCTCCATCTTTCTGACCATTAGATGTAAACATGATGTTTTTGCTAATGTACCTTTAACCTCTGGTCctcttcagtcaaaaatgactgaaaaattttacgttttgaaattttactttttttttttgcttcatcggAATGGGATGACACTTGTGACTTTTGTCGcattagctatgtgaacacTTGGCTCCTTTGCGGTCGAAAATGACCGACAAAGGAAATTAATGGGAAATACGAAAAAGTACGAAAACTCAGATAATCTTTTGGTGGTACAAACTACAATTCAGccactgtgcagaaaaaaagaaagagcacagcaatgaaggggtgacactctaaaatgtcaagagtgcaaaatagacacaACCCCCACCCCCTCCCCCGACAAAGCAGTAAAAAACCGAACAGCAAGAAAGAGGTTACGCAAGACTACATACCAGACACACCCACTCAAACACAAACTCACTTACACACatgcagagacacacacacacacacacacacacacaatacactattatacacacaaattaactggtgtggctgtaacaatatggtaaaattgagcCAAAAGACTCAAATAAAGAGGCTGAAATCAGATCAGACCCAGATTTATTAAGCTGTGATAAAACATACCTTTCTGtttgtgttacatttttattgaattttgatgttatgtgtaacaaaatgtcctcctctgtgttcagttttgactgtagtaaaattaatgtaatttccGACACTTTAAatccaaatttaaaaaaaaataataataatctaaaccttgacaaaaagtagtctttgagaatgtcttAGCATAAATCCAAACccacaacttaataaaaataagtatttatgtctaaaaaacactagagaatttataagccacttcatatagaactatataggaatctagtggttacaTCATGGCATTacataagtttttctttttttactcccaccagatggcactaatctaccttcaaaaaattggattttaaatgcCTTATCTCTaatgtgtattattttcaatgggaaaaaaatagctaataaaaattgtgtacatattgcatagtatcataaaataccctcaaaatgttaaataataatcaaaaaataaatatattttatacatatattaatatatatatatatatatatatatatatatatttcattttcctgaggaaaaaaaaaaaaaaaaagaagttacaTTTCAAGGCTTCAGTCACTTTTGACTACGAAGGAGCCTAAGTGTGACCCCTAAACGAAGAGGACTAGAGGGTTAAGCCTGTGTGTAAATTtgaatatgtaaatacaatCTGTTTTGATTGGCTAACCTCTTTGCACagtgcttatttaaaaaaagattggtTTGCTGTCATGTCCAACATAGTTTGGATGGTATAAATATGGGCAGCCACATAATCTTTTCTTAAATGGGGCATCATAAAAGCCGTTTTTGGATTTTGAGATTGTTTAGATCACATGTATCAAACTCCACCCAGCTCCAAAACCcctgcctggaagtttttaGTAATCCTGATgctggacagtggccctccaggaactgagtttaaCACCCCTAGTTTAGATACTACATTGAACTGTTTTATTTCAGAAAATCAAGGTAGATATTTCATGTGACCCTTTTAAAGACATGCCAAGCATGTGGCAAACATACCAACTGTGGTTTAAGATGTTCCTTTGGTCCTTTAGTGTCTCTAATATGagtaattgtttttttctttctgcatGTAGCTGCAGTCCGCAGACTTTACCTCCACAGACAATGGCAAAGTAAAAACAGGTAAGGTCAGAAAATGTATACACAAGCAAGATTCTCATCATGTATTAAAGTTCCATTATAAATGATATTAACAGCATAACAATTTGAGTGTGATTTTGAATGGAAATGAACATGACTATGAACAAATATTTAGTACGCCCCCCTTTGattgaatgttttttaatgcttttggaCCTCTAtgtatattactgaatatttcTGAAATGATTCTGTGTTATTTTAACTcattctaatttttgttttttctttatatgTTCCTCAGGTGTACAGGTAAGACAGctttgtttatttgatttaacaAGCATGGCGTTTGGGTTTTATAACTTGCTGACAGCTATAGGCTCTGACATGGAAACCACATCCTGTTCCTGCTACTAATGTATCTTTACCCTGACATTAGCCTACACTCCTTTTTCATGGCTTCTGACTCATTTAATCTCCACATACTGTTTACATACTTAATAATGAGTCAAATGAACCTGATTCATTATTATGGACGTAATGAGACCCTCCTCTCTAAATTTACCTGTTTCATATTGATCTCCTTTGTCCTGGGGGCCATTTTTCTCGGGAATGGGGTGGTGGTGTCTTCATAGAATGGCGATTCACAGAGTGGGAGAATGGACAGAGGAAACTCTCTTCCTAGTATTCTGGAACAGAAGGTGAGGCAGATCTTAAAACCCTCCAAAGTTTTCATgctctgtttctctcttctaACCCCATGCCATATGTTCACTCACATCCATGTTGCTTCTAAGCCTCGCATCCATTGAATGCAGAATTCAATATGGCAGTATCACTGAAGGCAATATCGAACTGAAAACTTTGGAGGCTGAATGTATAGTAAACATTCTCCTTTTAACAAGCCTTTGGCCTGTTTTCTGTGTCCAATGAATCAAAAAGGATGGGTACTGAATATAATGTCcccaaaatataataaaatctcACCTCTCCCTTCAGATATATCCATATGAAATGCTAATTGTGACCCACAGAGGGCGCAGTAAACTTCCTCCAGGTGTTGACAGAACCAGATTAGAGGTAAGTCACAAATAAGCActagttaacattagtaaaaaagttaatgtttAGTTAATGTAACAGTTTGAGGTCCTTGAAAGGCAAAGTGTGTAATTTCCTTGCAACTATCAgctcaaaagaaaaataatattaataaaagaaataatattaatattaaataattattaaagtattattattattattactattattactgctactactactattgttattattatattgttttccAAACACTCCtatgacaaataaataatttttaaaatacatttaaatattccaatcaatttgttcatttattattattgttatttattattttcccccaaacactttaaatataaattaatattttcaaattgttcattattattattactactttTCCAAACACTCCTaccacaaataaataatacagtacattttaataaaataaatattgttttcaataaagtattattattatgtttttcaaACACTCcaagacaaataaataaataatatttttaaaatacatttaatattttaaaattgttcatttattattattattatttattttcaaacatatattttttaaataaataatatttttaaaatacattttaatattttaaaattattctattattattattattattattattcattattgttatttatttatgtattattatttaatttttccaaACACCTACcacaaatgcatttatttttaaatacattttaatttttttattcattcattattattattactacatttTTCCAAACCCTCCTACCAcaaagaaaatttaaaaaataaataaatgaatacattttaataaaacaaatattgttttaatacatttggtATTACCATGATaatagcaaaaataataataataattattattattattatatttttccaAACACTCCtaccacaaataaataaatgttaataaaataaatacatataagaaatatatatatttttttttctaaatattttttatttaaaatgttttaattaaaaatatgacacactttttcttttaggcttaaaaatgactaaacaaATATTATGATTATGGTATCTTATTTGGTACAACAATAAGcagaattttttatataatattgataatatttaAAGTTAAGTTGTAGGTTTTTGTCTTTAATAGAGGCATCTACTatatacacatactgtatactgtaaactgactgattgtttttattttgtcttttaataGAGGCATCTGTCTCCAGAAGAGTTCCAGAGCTTATTTGGAATGTCCATCACAGACTTTGATCGTCTGTCACTATGGAAACGGAATGACCTGAAGAAGAAAGTGTCCCTTTTCTAACATTTGGACATTTTGGACTTGGACACTGAAACACTCTCCCTCCAGAGACGCTAGTAATATCCACTCTAATCTAATACGGATGCTATGCAGACATTTCAAGATAAGCAAAGAAGGTGACGCAGCATTACAAGATGTTATTTCAATCACATATAcagcagtctctctctctctatatatgtCTCTGGTGTACATAATAAAGACAGGATGAAGATTCTCACATCCCCTACTGTCGCTCCATATCTGAAAACTGGGATTATTAGTGATGGAATATCAATTTCATAAACTGCTCCAGCCCTTTCTTTACGCCTTATGTCTATTTCAAATTCTTAAAGTGCCCAGAGAAGTTtataataataggcctatatatttacacaaAGTTTAAATCGTAAACCATCACTTTTTTCAACTGTGTTCACTGATATTACACTATAAACTTAATTTATTGTATCCCAAACATGTATGGCACTGTACATATACTATGTTATTTTTGTCTATTCCtggtgttgattcagttcagctTTAACAATCACTAGAGGAACATTTCTAACACCTAGAAGAAATCAA
The DNA window shown above is from Ctenopharyngodon idella isolate HZGC_01 chromosome 10, HZGC01, whole genome shotgun sequence and carries:
- the dmtn gene encoding dematin, with the protein product MQKAGTAPSSRGPSAPGSPATSIVARMDNQVIGYKDLAAIPKDKAILEVERPDLMVYEPHFNISALDRMGLSRSRERSMSPHSISPPPSPEIFASKESKEWPEQGSPGGSNMGSTVQLRKISSASKGPMQHFHRPDSGTNIYKKPPIYKHDRETVTSHNKQDVIIESSKFPAAQPPDPNQPSKIETEYWPCPPSLATMEIEWRKKAAEQGKPVEDDEFEDLTEDAKRLQEQELQKIQSNLGKLILKEEIEKSVLIRRKTRSLPDGTNIHLGSSASATKSASLPPCSRTGLTRLQSADFTSTDNGKVKTGVQNGDSQSGRMDRGNSLPSILEQKIYPYEMLIVTHRGRSKLPPGVDRTRLERHLSPEEFQSLFGMSITDFDRLSLWKRNDLKKKVSLF